The nucleotide window GTCAAGCTGAACGGCAATGAGCTCACCGTTTCCACCGTCGGCAACGCGCCGGCGATAGGCATATGCGGCTCGGGGCTCGTAGACGTCGTCGCGTTGCTGCTTTCTGAGCGTATAATCGGCCAGGACGGCAAATTCAAAAAGGACGCCGAAGCGCTGCCTGGCCGCCTCGATGTGAAAAACAAGCGCTGGCTCATAGACAACGGCGTTTACTTCACGCAGAAGGATGTCAGAGAGGTGCAGCTGGCGAAGGGCGCGATCTGCACAGGAGTGGAGATAATGCTGGCGGAAGCAGGCAAGCGCCTTGAGGAGGTCGACAGGATATTCCTCGCCGGTGCGTTCGGCAACTACATCGACGTGGAAAACGCGTCGAAAATAGGCATACTGCCCAAGGTGCCGAAGGAAAAGATAATCCCCGTCGGCAACAGCTCCGGGCTCGGCGCGATAGAATGCTGCCGCGATAAAGGCTTCCCGGCGAAGGCCGCGAAAATCCTTGAGCGCGCAAAACATATAGAGCTGGCTACGCACAAGGACTTTCAGCAGATATTCGTCAGGAACCTTTTATTCTGATAATTTCGCAAAAAATTCCTCGCGAGCCTAAGCTGAGGGGAATTTTTTTGCGCGAAAGCTTCAGTTCATCAGCATACCGCCGTTGATGTTGACGACATCTCCGGAAATATAGCGGCTCTCCTCGGAGCAGAGGAAATGAATGACCTCTGCTATCTCCGACGGCTCGGCAAGGCGCCTCGCGGGAATCTTCGGCAGCGCCTCCCTCCACCTGTCGTTCGCGTAAATCTTTTGCGTGCCCACCCACTCGGGCGTCTTCTTTGGGTAAATTTATCCCGATCGTCCTCATAAGAAATGATTTTACGGCGAAATATTGGAAATTTTTTATCTTGACAGGGATGTTCTTTCATTTATAATTTTAAGTTAAAATTGGTAGTTCCTTTGGTTGAGCCAATTGAGTATATAATTTATCAGGTATATTCGGCCTCTGCCTCCCATAGACGCCGCGAAGGGAACGGAATATGAAGAAATGTGCCGAGAAGGGGGCATTTTCGATTCCGAGAGTAGACCATTAAAGATGGATTAGGTAATATACCGCAAAAATTTTAATTACTTAAAGAAGGGAGCTGGTAATAGGAGAAGCCTCAAAAGAGAGCGTGAAACGACGGGCGTAGTTTTGGGAAACGGGAAGTAGTGTTTTTAGGACGTATTGATCAAGTTTTAAAGGGAGGAATTTTTCATGAGAAGAAATTTTACGGCGGTAGCCGTCATCTGCGCGTTATTCACAATCTTAGTTCCCACGAGGTTTGCCGAGGCCAAAACCTTAAAGATGTATATCCCTAACGCCTATGTCAAAGAGAGCCAGCAGGCGCAGGGATTCCAAGCCGCCGTGGATCAGATTAAGAAAGATACCGACGGCAGGGTCGCAATCAAAATCTATTATGGCGGGCAGCTCTGCGGCAGCTATGAGGACGCAATTGACGAATGCCGTAACGGGACTATAGATTTAGCGGCGACGTGGCCTACAAAGAAGTACGACAAAAGGTTCGACCTGCTTAACCTGCCCTGTTTCGCGCCGCTTGGCTACAAACAGTACGGCGAGATCATGTTCTCCAAAAATTCCATCGTGCCTGATTTTATGAATAAGGTTATGACCGAAGTCGGCGTCACCAGTATCGGAGGCTTCCCAGAGTGCTATACTACCTACAGCTTTGCGAAGGGCAAGCGCCCCAAAGATTTCAACGGCTTCAATAAAAAGAACAGGAGCCTGCGCGTGCCCGGAATGCCTCCTTACAGAGACGCCGCGGCCGCTATGGGTTACCAGACTGTGACGATGGACAGCTCGGAGATGTGGAACGCCATGCAGACGGGACAGGTCGACGGCGGCGCCGCCTCCCCCCTTGAGGAATGCTGGTTCCTTGGCAGGGACATCGTCAAGCATATAGACTATAACAAATTC belongs to Synergistes jonesii and includes:
- the dctP gene encoding TRAP transporter substrate-binding protein DctP, which produces MRRNFTAVAVICALFTILVPTRFAEAKTLKMYIPNAYVKESQQAQGFQAAVDQIKKDTDGRVAIKIYYGGQLCGSYEDAIDECRNGTIDLAATWPTKKYDKRFDLLNLPCFAPLGYKQYGEIMFSKNSIVPDFMNKVMTEVGVTSIGGFPECYTTYSFAKGKRPKDFNGFNKKNRSLRVPGMPPYRDAAAAMGYQTVTMDSSEMWNAMQTGQVDGGAASPLEECWFLGRDIVKHIDYNKFCCPPTWIICNNELWASFSADDQKAIIKNFYDSSMKVLANLEKKEAEYMANFKKIGTEIHTYSDEEIYKLHTELRKKVWPNYYEAIGEEFLRKLDKQVSAMKP
- a CDS encoding SDR family oxidoreductase; the encoded protein is MGTQKIYANDRWREALPKIPARRLAEPSEIAEVIHFLCSEESRYISGDVVNINGGMLMN